In the genome of Odocoileus virginianus isolate 20LAN1187 ecotype Illinois chromosome 17, Ovbor_1.2, whole genome shotgun sequence, the window CGTTTTTATGAGCAACCATAATAACTCTGTGGCTTCTTTCATCTGAGGATCTCAGATGAGTTTGAAAGTAGAACCCCCAGTATAAAGCTTGGTTAATTACTGCCTGGAGCCCACAGTCTGTTTTGCAGACACACTGTTAGCAGGAAGAGAGTGAGGCCGACTGCACATCAGCCCCTGTAAATGCAGACGCTGGAATCCAATCAAACAGGGTGTTTGAGGAATTTGCTTTGTGGTCCAGTTAAGTGGTATCTGAATCAAGGGGACGCGGGAGAATGCAGTACCAGCATCTCTCCCATTGCGTCTGGCTCTGTGTCTCCCACAAACCACAGATTCTCTAAGGACTTCAGGGAGAGCAGTGACAGCTCTGGGATTCTCCATAAAAGCTGGGTGGGGGGAGTTAGGGACTGAGTGGATTTGAGCGAGAGGCTCTGGACTCTTCCAGACAGGAGCGGTCAGCCAGTGCAGCCACGCAGGAAGAGCTGGCCTGTGGGCAAGATGGAAGTGGCCTAGGATGCGGAAGGCAGAGGTTGGTGTGAGAGAACTGGAGAGGTATGGCTTAAGATCGGGGTCAGGGTGGCTCTCTGGGCCTCCCACAGGGCAAGAGCAGTTTGGAGCAGATTCCTAGACCATTGTCAAAACCATATTCCAGGGCAAGAGAAAGTACTTTTGCATTTTGGGGGAGATGCGAGTTCCACCATGAGACCCTGTCCAGTCTCCAGCCCTCAGGGGGGCAGTTGGGCAGCAGGGTGTGTTTGAGGGCAGAGCTGCAGCCCTAAGACCCCCTTGGGTGTCTGCTGTCCCTCTGTTTTGAGGGGCAGCCTTAAGGGTCCACAGAAGACCCTGAGTATGAGATGAGGGTGTCTGGGGCTGTTCCAGGGTGATGCTGGGCCTGGTAACAGGATTGGGTCCTGGCCCAGTGGGGATTCAGAATCATCCACAGAGCAGCATGTTGGAAAGTTGGGTgcccaggagcctggcagagccCTAAGTCTGGGGAGGAACCAAGAGTCACCTTGCCTGCTCTCCTGAGGCCCCtagcacaggctctgggccctGGAGAGGGGTGGCCAGGGAGTGGGGATGACCTCCATGGTCACTGATCCTGTGCACTGAGTCTGGTGAGGCCTGGAGACAGCAGGGGGTATGTACAAGTTTGGGGCACAGGCCAGGGGAGCAGGAACTGGTCTTAGAGAGGGACTGAGCAGAGAGGGACTTGTTAAATCTTGCCGAGGAAGGTCTGAGTCAGCCGGCTGAAGGCAGTTGCCATCAGGTGGAATGTCACTGAGGTGGCCGTGAGGGAGAAAAGACACCTTAGCTCTCCTCTTCTGAGGCCTGCTCACTGGGCCGGTGAAGGCAAACATGGCAGCCACTGAGACTGGGGTACAAAGGAGAGAAAGGCACGATTTTCCAGGGGAAGCTGGATATGCCTGTTCCTGAGACCAGCCAGTCATGGTGACAAGTCacagggggaggagggaaaggaacAGCTATGTCTTGTTGGGCCAAAGTTCTCCACCAGCGATGCTTCCTTATGGAGGATTACCAGAGAAAATGTAGGATGCCTAGTTAAACTGGAATTGTAAATACACTTGAATAATGTTTTAGTATAAGCATGTCTTAAATgttgcatgtatttttatttgctgaatctAGCAACCCTACCCTCAGCAGGCTTGCTAACTGCCCTGAGTCTTCCACCATCAAAACCAAAGAGGCGAGACCTTTCTCTGATTAAATTGGTGGCTCAAAATGTCATAATTGAAGGTTTTCCCCCTACCTCTCTCATAATGCTTCCTCCAGCTTTGTGGACCTGTCCCTGCCTGTCTGTACTATAATCTAACATCAGCTGGCGGCAGATTTGGCAGGAGCTTTTGATGTGGTTACTTGACACAgagtatatagtcaccctgcttttCAGGGAGGAGCCAGGAATCCTGAGTACTTGGTTGTGGGGACAAATTCTTTGTTCCAAGGAAAAAGCACTTGTGTTGAGGGGGATGAGATCAGTGGGGGTGTCCCTGTTTCTGGGTGGGTTCTGGGTAGGAGTCTAAAGAGGTGAACATGCCGACTGGGTCAGGCTTTTTTAGATGCCTCTTATGGTGGGAAATCTTGTAGGACTTGCGAGTGTGGATGCCAAAGATGGGATAGGGAGCAGGAGAAAACCTGGAAGATGAAGCCTAGGCCACCAGGACACTCTAAAAGAGACAGTCATTGGCCTTTTTGAATGGTCTCATTCCCCCTTGCCGCCCAGTGAGCTGACTGTCCACGTGGTCCACGGTTCTGCTTCCGCCATTGCCACAGGGGCATTGCGGGCCCTGGCACTTCTAACATCAGCTCAGAGGCGCAGGGCTCCTTGGGCACACTGCGACAGGTGGTGCTTTCTCCGTCAAAGGGACAGGTCAAAGCTTGGGTAGAGGAGACTCAGGCTTGATTTCTTGGGTCTCTGCCCGCAGAGAACCTTAGCTTTCACATGGAGGCTCATTTGAGGGTGGAGATCTCTTCTCACCAAAGAAGGAGCTGCAACTCAACCCCTGATTTTGAACTTGGTGCCATCCAAGGTGGGCTTGGGGAAAGTGGAGGTGTTTTCTGTCCCCGTAGCAGCATCTTCCCTCTTCCCCTTGCCCCCCAAACTACGGTCATGGTAGTCAGGGAGCATCCTGTCAGCTCTGTAGCCCCCAAGCTGGCATTTGTGCCTGCAGTAGTGGGTCAGGGGGCTTTTAGGAGTTTCTAGAGTAGAggttccttggtagctcagctgttaaagaatctgcctgcaatgcaggagaccctggtctgagcccctgggttggtaagatcccctggagaggggacaggctacccattccagtgatcttgggcttccttggtgactcagatggtaaagaatccacctgcagtgagggagacctgggttcaatccctggtttggtaagatcccaggaggagggcatggcaacccactccagtattcttgcctggaggatccccatggacagagaagcctggtagactacatgcagtccatggggtcacaaagaatcagacactactggacaactaaacacagcacacagaCTAGAGGCCAGAGGCCAGAGAGTCCTGGACACAGGATCGGGCTCCTGTAGCTCTGGAAACAGTCCCAGCCACAATCCCTCACTccgttttggttttttttttttttttttttgggtgcaCTGTGGGGCATCCGCAGTTCCCTCACCATGGATTTTTCAATcttgccccttgcagtggaagcacggagtcctaaccactggaccgccagggaattcccccagcCCTAACCTCTTTAGGTGGCTGTCTTTCCCTGCACAGCTGGGCTAGGCCTCTGAATCAGTATTCTATGAAGCCAGAGTGAGTGGTTTGTGCCCTGGAAATAGCGTTCATCTGAGGCTCAGACCACATGGGATATAAGAAGAGTTTTGATCTCTTCAAATCAGTGAAGTGAATTCCTGCTTATCAGCATGTTTCAATTTAGTTATCACAGTCCTGTGAATATGGCATTATGAGCTTCATTCACCTTTTAGGAAAATGGAGGCTCAAAGGAATTAAGGAGCTTGAACCATGGTCTGGCTGAGCCCAGGCCCAGGGCCCCTGCTGTCCAGCCCAACTCTGTCTAAGCCCTTCTTCTGCAAAACAAAGTCTCAGTTGGCTTCGTTAGCCAGCAATGTCATTTCAGCCTGGACATGCTGGGACTCCTGACAAACGTCCTGGTGACACTGCACCTCTGAATGGGCCCTTCTGGCTCCCATCTAGGGAGCTGGGTTTGCACTGCCTCTGCCTCTGGAGGGATGCTGGGAGGAAGCCACGCCATTGTGCTCTCCTGGTTTGGAGGTGTTTCGTGGTGGTGAaggatggcaggaaggaaaagTCCCTTCCAAACTGAAAAGGCATCTTGAGACCAAAAAACAAGGCAGGTAGCTCCAAGTAATCAATGGATCGGTTTATAATAGGGTACCTTACTCACAGCGTGTGATGGGGGCTGACAGCCATCTGGAAGCATCTGTAGCTATATTCCATACCACTGAGGGGCCATTGGACAATTTTATAGTTTACTTAGGGCATGTGGGGAGATACTCAGAGACAGGATGGGCATCCCTAAGTCAAGGTTTATGAATGGGTAACGTCTCATGGACGCTGGGAATATGTCAGTGAAGATTTTCATCACTGAGGTCATCAGGTTCAAATGATTATTAAGCAGTAGCTATTAGCTACAAAGTCCTTGACCACAGAGAAGTGAGTTAGTGTCCAGTACAGTGCTGGGTAGGGTCAGCGGAAGGACAGGAAGAACTGTAAGGGCCCAAGATGGCATCAGTTCAGAGCCATAGAGAAGACCTGGAGGCAAAGTGAGACTGAGGTCCATGCAGGCTTGCAAAGAAGAGAAAACCCAATTGTGTCATGGGCTGAACCTCTGTAACTTGTCTTTGTTATGTGGTCAGTGACAGAGAGGGGACAGTGTCTGGTGAATGAGTCACAGACACGTCCAGATGACATTTGGCTGGCTCCATGGGAAACACTCCTCAAACCCTACACTGTCTGAGATGGAAGGGTCTTGAGTTCACGTTGTCCAGGCTCTTCCTGTCCGGATtggggctctggagcccagagagTTTGAGGCAGAGCTCTATCTGGAGTCCAGGCCCCCTGACACTTAGCCCAGTATATTTTTagaaaccttttaaattttgtattggagtataaccgattaataatgttgtggtagtttcaggtggacagcaaaggggctcagccacacatacacatgtatccattcttccctaaactcccctcccatccaggctgccacataacattgagcagagttccatgtgctacacagtagatccttgtccattatccattttaaatatagcagagtgtacatgtccatccccaactccctaactatcctttccccccACCAGCAACCGTAggttcgttctctaagtctgtgagtctgtgttttgaaagtaaattcatttgtatcatttctttctagattccacatacagggGGTGATATACgccatttctccttctctgtctgacttaacttcactcagtatgacaatctctaggtctatccatgctgctgcaaatggcataatttaattctatttaattaTCCCAGTGTATTTTTGATTCAGGTTGGAGAAGACAGTCTCAGAATAGaaccttattttgaaataacacCTGGTGCATGGGCACCCCTGATGTACTTAACATTGTGCAGCTGGATTTTCTCCAGGGCGGGGCCACCATGGGAAGGGGTGAGCTGAGGTGGCCTCGGGATATGAACAGACCTGTGAGTCCTGGGTTCTCTCCTCTGATACAGGAAGAACATTTTTTCCAGTGGGGCCTCAATCCATCCCGTGATGGTCCAGACTTCTGAGGTGAAGGAGAGCAGAGGAGTTCCTCTCGTGAGACCCCTTCCACACTTCCTTCTGAGAGGTGTCCTTGCTGCCTACACCATGGAGAAAGGCAGCGGACCAAGGGCTTCCAAAGACTTTCTCTGGGCAGCTTGTCACCCACTCCAGGAGACGTCTGTGCCACCCCTCGCAGCCCTGGAGACACCTGCCTGGACTCTGGCCCACAGTGGCCCTCTGGATGTGTGTGCTGAGTGATGGGGACACAGCCAGAACAGCAGAAACCTGCTCATTCTGTTGTCCTGAGAAAAACCTAGAATCAGCTTCAGATACGGATTGCACAGtggagggattaaaaaaaaagcacacgaGAACATTAACTTCAGATGTCCAGCAGCCAGAGACCCCAGTCAGAGCTGTGCTATGTTGGGGAAGGGGAGCAGCTGCCTTTTGGACCGGCATACTGTGTCACAAACGAGGTGAGTTGGGTCATGCGTGCATCAAGGACCTGCCTGATTGGGCCCTACAGTGACAGTCAGACTCTGCACTTGTCATCCTAGAAGACAAAGGAGGGGCTGACAGGGGGTCTGGTCACAGCCTCAGTCCCTGTCCTAATAGTCCAGTGGGTGTCTGCTGGGAGCAGTTTTTCCATCAGGAGACATTGGGCAGTGTCGGGAGAATTTCCAATTGTCACGACGTGGGGAGGGGTTGCTACTGGCATCTGCCCAGGGATGCCGCAAACACTGTATGGTGCACAGGAGGCCCCCACACTAGGAATTATGTAGTCTACGACATCCACAGTGCTGAGCTTGAGAAACCCTGAGACAGCCCCATCCCGGGCCCTGCGGGGAAGGTGTGCAGCACGAAGGCACCCTTGCTGGGCAATCGAGCTCTGGAGGCCTGCTGTCCCTGCTGTCCCTCCCTGGAGGAGCAGTACAGCAAATGGACCCCCGGGAGCCCATCAGGTGGCTCTCGGGCATCCCATCTAGGTATCCACTGGACCAGGCAAGAATGTGCACCACAGCCAACCCTCCTGAGTAATTTCAGAGAGAAGCTTATAAAGTGTTTTAAGAGGTTGGTAAATTGCAACTTCACATGCACATAAATGCTTCTATAAACGCCAGCCttgctgtgtgtgtctgtgtggacaAAGAGTGAGCAGGTTGCTCAAGCCTTGGGAAAACCCGTGTTGAGGGTGGAAGACTGAGTTTACCTTTGTTCCTTAATCCTCAGGCTCTCCTCTTGGGTTGCTTAACTCTCTGTAGTGTCTCATCTGATCTTCttattccttctctgtctgaagGGTCTGCATGGACCATTTCTGTACCCTGTTTAGGCAACAGtaaggcttaaaactcaacattcagaaaactaagaccatggcatccagtcatggtaaatagaagggaaaacaatgggaacagtaggaggctttatttttttggggccccaaaatcactgcagatggtgactgcagccatgaaattaaaagacgcttgctccttggaagaaaagctatgaacaatctagacagcatattaaaaagcagagacataactttgccaacaaaggcctgtctagtcaaaactatggtttttccagtagtcatgtatggatgtgagagttagaccataaagaaagctgagtgccgaagaattgatacttttgaactgtggtgttggagaagactcttgagagtcccttagattgcaaggagatccaaccagtcaatcctaaaggaaatcagtcctgaatattcctcggaaggactgatgctgaagctgaaactccaatactttggccatctgatgcaaagaagtaactcatttttgaaaagaccctgatggtgggcaagactgaaggcaggaggagaaggggacgacagaggatgagagggttggatggcatcactgactcaatggacgtgagtctgagcatgctccaggagctggtgatggtcagggaagcctggtgtgctgcagtccatggggttgcaaagagctggacatgactaagtgactgaactgaactgagggcaggagaggggttggggttggggagaGAGGACTGCCCAGGGTCCTGATTATTCTACTCTCTTAGGTTCAGGGAACTAGAGGTCACAAAGGAAACTGCCCTCCAAAGAAGCTCCACCTGAGGGCTCACAGCCACAACCCTTTGCCAGCCACAGCCACAAACCATCATCAAAGACTGTCCTCTTAGCCCAACCAACATTTCTACAGCACCCGAGGTGCTTCAAACCATTTTCACTTCTGCCCTGGTTTTGACCCTCCTTGGATCTGCATGAAGCAGGCCAGGGAGGACACTGAGGACGCCCAGGATGGAGTGATGTGCTCAGCATCACAGGACAGATCAacagcagagctggggtttgaacctaggtcttctgtcCCCAAATTCTGGGTGCCTGCACTTGACTTTGGTTGTGTTGGAGAAGCAGCTGAACAAGAGTGTGGGATTTGGGGTCCCAGAGCCCTGGTTTCGGATCCTCTGTACTCACTACCTGTTCTTCTCAAGcaagctttctctttctttccttttttctttccttttttcttccttcctttctttcaaccattctgagcctcagtttccacactgGTAAAACGGAGATGATACTGGCCATCTCCCAGGACTGTTGTGAGGTGTCCATGAAATAACTATAAGCCTGGCACATGATAGGTGTTCCATGAATTTTAGTTCCCTTTGCTCCCTTCTTAGCATCCCAGAGGTGAGCAGCTATGATGGGTAGGGGTAGTGGTCAGAGGTGACAAGTGAGCAGCTTGGGCATCTGGAAGAAAGCTTGCAGAGAGGGCAGGTGCCAAATGTCATTCGTGAGGACACTCCCAATTTATGGGTTCTGGTGCAAGGACTTTGAAGAGGCAATAAAATTCATATTCTACGAGGAAATGACAGCAGCTGAGAGTCCtgacttagcaaatgaaattctacattattttttatttttacaaggcAAGGGATTTTGGATGGGTAGCAAAAGTCACATTCTAATGAGATTCTCCTGGGATAGGAATGGGCTTTCCCAAGTGTAAGATGGCAACACCCCACAGACAGTGTATATAAATGCCCCAGAGAGGCCATGAGAGCCAGAACCTGAGCTCCTCGCTAAGCTGCAACCTGCTCTGCTAGCATCATGGCCTCCCAGTTCTGCTCCCCGATCTTCTCCTCTGGGTCTCTCAGGGGCCACTGCGGCACAACCAGCGGCATCTCTCGGGTGTCCTGTGTCCGCTCCGTGGGCTCCTGCAGGGTGCCCAGCCTTGCTGGTGTTTCGgggtcagcctcctctgtcaggCTGGGCCTCTCCAGCCTTGGGAGCTGCTTGCCTGGTCCCTTCCTGTCCTCTGGGTTCCATTCCTCTGGCTTTGCCGGGGCTGGGGGCTTGTTCTGCGAGGGCGCCTTCAATGGCAATGAGAAGGAGACCATGCAGTTCCTGAACGATCGCCTGGCTAACTACCTGGAGAAGGTGCGGCAGCTGGAGCGGGAGAACGCAGAGCTGGAGAGCCGCATCCGGGAGTGGTACGAGTCTCAGATCCCGTACATCTGCCCCGACTACCAGTCCTACTTCAAGACCATTGAAGAGCTCCAGCAGAAGGTAACCGGGGCCTGGTCCCACTCCAGCCCAGCCACCCAAACCCTGGGAGGGGTCTGTCTCATCTCACTACAGATGAGGCTGTAGCTCTCAGAGGATTCTCTCTCCTGTTAGGGCCAGCTTTTCTTTCTAGGGGTTTGGTTTCTTGGGGGACCCAGATCTCTCTCTGCTTGTAAACGCCCCTCCTTTCCAGCCAGTCTCAGCTATAGGAAGAGCAATCACACCCACCAAGCCCTTACTGGACACAAGCTCTGCGCTTAATGCCTTCCCTTCCTTTTGTTTGTGTATTCCTCATCTTGGAGAGATGGACATTATTGGTTCCATCTAACAGATGCAGAAGTTGAATTTTAGGGAGGTTTGGCCACTTTCTCAAGATCCCATAGCCTGTTGGTGTTGGATGTGGAATCTGAATTCAGGTTTGGCCTGGTTCTCTCTGCTCACATGAGTGTGACCCACTGTGCCTTTGGGGCTTCAGGTGTCAGGCCTGATGGCCACTGTGATATCCTTCCTGGGACTATTGTTGCTGGTCatttgttaagtcatgtccaaatctttgcaaccccatggactatagcacaccaggattccctggccttcactatctcctggagtttgctcagactcaggtccattgagttggtgatgccatccaaccatatccaaccatctcatcctctcttgccccctattcctcctgccctcaatcttttccagcatcagggtcttttctaatgactttcTGGGACTGACGCTCCCTCTATATCTAGGCTCAGAACTCAGGGCTGGAAATGCCAAAGGTACTTAGAAGTATGGCCTCTGAAAGCTGGGctgtcccctcccacctgcccccacaCTGCTGGGCCTTCCCCAGCTCACAGGACGGCCTTGGTTCCCCAGATCCTGCTGACCAAGGCTGACAACGCCAGGCTGGTCCTGCAAATTGACAATGCCAAGCTGGCTGCTGATGACTTCCGGACCAAGTGAGTGGCCTGATCTCAGAAGGTAGTTCTGTGCTACTCCCTTGCCTCTGTCCTCCGCCTGTGGGAGCTGGGAAAGTGAGAGTGAGGCCAGATGCAGCTCTAAGTGGGGAGTGCGGCATCAGTCTTAGATCCTTTCCGGGTCAAGGGAGAGAACCACAGTGATGCTGACCCCAAATCAGCCACTGCAGCTGGACAACAAGGCGGCAGGCCCTGCCTGTGAGTGGCTGCCTTGCCGCAGACTCAGCAGGGCTCTGTGCGTGCAGGTACGAGACGGAGCTGGGCATGCGGCAGCTAGTGGAGGCCGACACCAATGGTCTGCGCCGGATCCTGGATGAGCTGACCCTGTGCAAGGCTGACCTGGAGATGCAGGTGGAGTCTCTGAAGGAGGAGCTGATGTGTCTCAAGAAGAACCACGAGGAGGTGAGGCTGGTCCCACATACCCTCCTGATGATTTCCACCCAGCAGGGAGCCACTGCTGACCCTTGGGTGTAACAACAGTGACAACCACCTCCATAGTAACCCCAGATGACCTTTACTGAAGGCCCACCGTGTGCCAAGAACTCTACAAAGcactttgtattttattcttgttttatgtatatactaTTACaagcttcattttacagatgaggaaactgaggcacagaaaggttaagtcacTTGTCTAAAGTCACATGGATCCGACACTCCTGGGCATGATACTAAATCTCCATTTGGAGGGTAGTGCCTGATAATGATTCTACTTACCTGGTATTTGCATCATCTTCCAAATTCTccaaggaggcaggtcagggtgCCTGAGGAggctgaagcccagagaagttaagcatCCTATTTAATGTCACACAGCTGACAACTGAAGGAGGAGGGTTTTTACCCAGGTCAGTCAAACTTGCATCCAACATCCTTGTCACAACCTGATGCCCTCTTGCCTGCTCTCTGCAGGAAGTCAATACGCTCCGATGCCAGCTTGGGGACCGGCTGAATGTGGAGGTGGATGCTGCTCCCCCAGTGGACCTCAACAAGATCCTGGACGAGATGAGATGCCAGTATGAGACCCTAGTGGAGAATAACCGCAGAGATGTGGAGGCCTGGTTCAACACCCAGGTGGGGCTGGGCTAGCCCTGGGAGAGCTTGTGGGGTGGGGACACCCTTGACAGTGGCTTCACTTGCTCTGACCATTCTCTGGGTCCTCTTACACTTTTCAGACCGAGGAGTTGAACCAGCAGGTGGTGTCCAGTTCGGAGCAGCTGCAGTGCTGCCAGACAGAGATCATCGAGCTGAGACGCAATGTCAATGCCCTGGAGATTGAACTGCAGGCTCAGCATAGCATGGTGAGTGGCCCCCGCCTGAGGGGCTGGCCATGCTCGTGGCAGGTGCCCCGATCCCTGCCTCGGTTATCATGGGTGGTGATCACTAGTGGTATGGAGATACCCAGGACTGTGGGTCTCTGGTGGGGGGCGGAGTTCCCTCCCATTGGCAGTGCTTCTCTTTCCCTTTGCAGCGGAATTCCCTAGAATCCACCCTGGCAGAGACTGAGGGCCGCTACAGCTCCCAGCTGGCCCAGATGCAGGGCCTGATCAGCAATGTGGAGGCTCAGTTGGCCG includes:
- the KRT36 gene encoding keratin, type I cuticular Ha6; this translates as MASQFCSPIFSSGSLRGHCGTTSGISRVSCVRSVGSCRVPSLAGVSGSASSVRLGLSSLGSCLPGPFLSSGFHSSGFAGAGGLFCEGAFNGNEKETMQFLNDRLANYLEKVRQLERENAELESRIREWYESQIPYICPDYQSYFKTIEELQQKILLTKADNARLVLQIDNAKLAADDFRTKYETELGMRQLVEADTNGLRRILDELTLCKADLEMQVESLKEELMCLKKNHEEEVNTLRCQLGDRLNVEVDAAPPVDLNKILDEMRCQYETLVENNRRDVEAWFNTQTEELNQQVVSSSEQLQCCQTEIIELRRNVNALEIELQAQHSMRNSLESTLAETEGRYSSQLAQMQGLISNVEAQLAEIRCDLERQNQEYQVLLDVKARLESEIATYRRLLEGEDCKLPAHPCATECKPAGRVPYVSSGPCAPGPQLSTQIRTITEEFRDGKIISSREHVQPL